One window of the Natronomonas marina genome contains the following:
- a CDS encoding D-arabinono-1,4-lactone oxidase, with translation MLHLTDGVWENWSGSTRARPTHVHYPETEDELREVVAQADGTLRVAGAGHSFPPVSKSDGTFVSLERYTGLVDVDPGARRVTVRAGTPLSALTDALADHGLMLENMGDIDAQSIAGALSTGTHGTGTEFGVMSTQAAGLRLITADGDIVELGPGDERFPFAQVSLGTLGVLSTVTLDVVDDYGLHERKLPADVEDVLASLDEYREFRNFEFWWFPHTDTALVKTHEETAPEGSPGRLEAVEERLENLAWEGLCRAGDRVRPASPALNRFVTATFSASERSGPARDVFPTTRSVRFNETEHGVPRESAVEAFRDLRSVVESHDVMFPVEFRDVAGDDLPLSPATGRDSTFLAVHAYHRREWEPLIRDAEAVFDRHDGRPHWGKHHTKTAAEFAELYPEFEAFRETRAEMDPDGLFLNDHLRDVFGA, from the coding sequence GTGCTACATCTGACCGACGGCGTCTGGGAGAACTGGTCGGGGAGCACCCGGGCGCGGCCGACCCACGTCCACTACCCCGAGACCGAGGACGAACTCCGCGAGGTCGTCGCGCAGGCCGACGGCACGCTCCGGGTGGCCGGCGCGGGCCACTCCTTCCCGCCCGTCTCGAAGTCCGACGGGACGTTCGTCTCCCTGGAGCGGTACACCGGCCTCGTCGACGTCGACCCCGGCGCCCGACGCGTGACCGTCCGGGCCGGTACGCCGCTGTCGGCGCTGACCGACGCGCTGGCCGATCACGGCCTCATGCTCGAGAACATGGGCGACATCGACGCCCAGTCGATAGCCGGCGCGCTCTCGACGGGCACCCACGGCACCGGTACCGAGTTCGGCGTGATGTCGACCCAGGCAGCCGGGCTTCGGCTGATAACCGCCGACGGCGACATCGTCGAGCTGGGACCGGGCGACGAGCGCTTCCCGTTCGCGCAGGTGTCGCTCGGGACGCTCGGCGTCCTCAGCACCGTCACGCTCGACGTCGTCGACGACTACGGTCTCCACGAGCGGAAGTTGCCCGCCGACGTCGAGGACGTGCTCGCCAGCCTCGACGAGTACCGCGAGTTCCGCAACTTCGAGTTCTGGTGGTTCCCGCACACCGACACGGCGCTGGTCAAGACCCACGAGGAGACGGCGCCGGAGGGGTCGCCGGGTCGCCTCGAGGCCGTCGAGGAGCGCCTGGAGAACCTCGCCTGGGAGGGACTGTGCCGCGCCGGCGACCGGGTCCGGCCCGCCTCGCCCGCGCTCAATCGCTTCGTGACGGCCACGTTCTCGGCGTCCGAGCGGAGCGGTCCCGCACGCGACGTCTTCCCGACGACGCGGTCGGTCCGGTTCAACGAGACCGAACACGGCGTCCCGCGCGAGTCGGCCGTCGAGGCCTTCCGGGACCTCCGGTCGGTCGTCGAGTCCCACGACGTCATGTTCCCCGTCGAGTTCCGCGACGTGGCCGGGGACGACCTGCCGCTGTCGCCCGCCACGGGCCGCGACTCGACGTTCCTGGCGGTCCACGCCTACCACCGCCGCGAGTGGGAACCGCTGATCCGGGACGCGGAGGCCGTCTTCGACCGCCACGACGGCCGGCCCCACTGGGGGAAACACCACACCAAGACGGCCGCCGAGTTCGCCGAATTGTACCCCGAGTTCGAGGCCTTCCGCGAGACGCGGGCCGAGATGGACCCCGACGGGCTCTTCCTCAACGACCACCTCCGGGACGTCTTCGGGGCGTAG
- a CDS encoding MOSC domain-containing protein gives MTGTVSRIHLAPGQGDPPEAVESVEAVAGRGLRGDRYFREGGTFDEREGSDLTLVEREALAAVERDHGIDLPAGAHRRNVTCEGIALDALVGERFRVGSAVCVGTGPCEPCAYLERHVDERGLWAALAGRGGLRCRIVEGGRIAVGDPVRRTSTDDPGTED, from the coding sequence ATGACCGGCACCGTCAGCCGCATCCACCTCGCGCCCGGGCAGGGCGACCCACCCGAGGCCGTCGAATCGGTCGAGGCCGTCGCCGGGCGCGGCCTCCGCGGCGACCGCTACTTCCGGGAGGGGGGCACCTTCGACGAGCGCGAGGGCAGCGACCTCACGCTCGTCGAGCGTGAGGCGCTGGCCGCCGTCGAGCGCGACCACGGCATCGACCTCCCGGCGGGCGCCCACCGCCGAAACGTCACCTGCGAGGGGATCGCCCTCGATGCCCTCGTCGGCGAGCGGTTCCGCGTCGGCAGCGCCGTCTGCGTCGGGACCGGCCCCTGCGAGCCCTGCGCGTATCTGGAGCGACACGTCGACGAGCGGGGCCTCTGGGCGGCGCTGGCCGGCCGCGGCGGCCTCCGGTGTCGAATCGTCGAGGGCGGCCGAATCGCCGTGGGCGACCCGGTTCGACGAACGTCCACCGACGACCCCGGAACCGAGGACTAA
- a CDS encoding YqcI/YcgG family protein, translating into MTEPIVGTLVDQATVEARVEAGEAPGWVEDHWRTFSEGLTGERNGTPFPCFFGAESVRDGEPLYTAVPSMTDKDALLDLGRTLVEYLDTWQDHSDRASLVTFFRPPAEPLSEAEYHEALWHVLQFLHVHDPEPWPDDIPTDPDDPRWEFCFAGEPMFPTCRAPFYDERMSRYCPIGLEITFQPRALFENLGVTADTERGQQARDVIQGRLEEYDGVCPHADLGDWGVEGDREWPQYMFSSDEAQAPEECPITVTREHPKSESLLDDDPVVGPVGL; encoded by the coding sequence ATGACGGAGCCCATCGTCGGAACGCTCGTCGACCAGGCGACCGTCGAGGCGCGGGTCGAGGCCGGCGAGGCCCCCGGGTGGGTCGAGGACCACTGGCGCACCTTCAGCGAGGGGCTGACCGGCGAGCGCAACGGCACGCCCTTCCCCTGCTTCTTCGGCGCCGAGTCGGTCCGGGACGGCGAACCGCTCTACACCGCCGTGCCCTCGATGACCGACAAGGACGCCCTGCTGGACCTGGGCCGGACGCTCGTCGAGTACCTCGACACCTGGCAGGACCACAGCGACCGCGCGTCGCTGGTGACGTTCTTCCGGCCGCCCGCCGAACCGCTCTCGGAGGCCGAGTACCACGAGGCGCTGTGGCACGTCCTCCAGTTCCTCCACGTCCACGACCCCGAGCCGTGGCCCGATGACATTCCGACGGACCCGGACGACCCCCGCTGGGAGTTCTGCTTCGCCGGCGAGCCGATGTTCCCCACCTGCCGGGCCCCGTTCTACGACGAGCGGATGAGCCGGTACTGTCCAATCGGCCTCGAGATAACGTTCCAGCCGCGGGCGCTCTTCGAGAACCTCGGCGTCACCGCCGACACCGAGCGCGGCCAGCAGGCCCGCGATGTCATCCAGGGCCGCCTCGAGGAGTACGACGGCGTCTGCCCGCACGCCGACCTCGGCGACTGGGGCGTCGAGGGCGACCGGGAGTGGCCCCAGTACATGTTCTCCTCGGACGAGGCCCAGGCGCCCGAGGAGTGCCCCATCACCGTGACCCGCGAGCACCCCAAGTCCGAGTCGCTCCTCGACGACGACCCGGTCGTCGGGCCGGTCGGCCTGTGA
- the larE gene encoding ATP-dependent sacrificial sulfur transferase LarE produces MDTRAKREAAVEDLRGFDGVLVAFSGGVDSAVVAALAEDALGEDAVACTAKSETLPDAELDDATRVAEEIGVRHEVVSFSELDSEAFVENDGDRCYHCRSMRLGKMFDTARELGIDVVCDGTNASDPGEGHRPGLRAVEELDAYSPLLEHGITKEEVRDIAREYDLSVADKPSMACLSSRIPTGLEVTEERLGRVEKAETLLRTWGFEQFRVRDHDGLARIEVGADELEAALDSDFAAAAREHLTDAGFDHVTLDLAGYETGSVSPESEATTPEESDVFDAEYPT; encoded by the coding sequence ATGGACACGCGCGCGAAGCGCGAGGCCGCCGTCGAGGACCTGCGGGGCTTCGACGGCGTCCTCGTCGCCTTCTCCGGCGGCGTCGACTCCGCCGTCGTCGCTGCCCTCGCCGAGGACGCCCTGGGCGAGGACGCCGTCGCCTGCACCGCAAAGAGCGAGACGCTGCCCGACGCGGAACTCGACGACGCCACCCGCGTCGCCGAGGAGATCGGCGTTCGACACGAGGTGGTCTCCTTCTCGGAACTGGACAGCGAGGCGTTCGTCGAGAACGACGGCGACCGCTGTTACCACTGCCGGTCGATGCGACTGGGGAAGATGTTCGACACCGCACGCGAGTTGGGCATCGACGTGGTCTGTGACGGCACCAACGCCTCCGACCCCGGCGAGGGCCACCGGCCCGGCCTCCGCGCCGTCGAGGAACTGGACGCCTACTCGCCGCTGCTCGAACACGGCATCACGAAGGAGGAGGTCCGCGACATCGCCCGCGAGTACGACCTCTCGGTGGCCGACAAGCCCTCGATGGCGTGTCTCTCCTCGCGCATCCCGACCGGCCTGGAGGTCACCGAGGAACGCCTCGGCCGCGTCGAGAAGGCCGAGACGCTGCTGCGGACCTGGGGTTTCGAGCAGTTCCGCGTCCGCGACCACGACGGCCTCGCCCGCATCGAAGTCGGCGCCGACGAACTGGAGGCGGCGCTCGACTCCGACTTCGCGGCGGCGGCCCGCGAGCACCTCACTGACGCCGGCTTCGATCACGTAACGCTGGACCTCGCGGGCTACGAGACCGGCAGCGTTTCACCCGAGAGCGAGGCGACGACGCCCGAGGAGTCGGACGTGTTCGACGCCGAGTACCCGACGTAG
- a CDS encoding universal stress protein, whose amino-acid sequence MDGPPEHVLVPLDGSPLAEAALEHALTVYDCRVTVLNVVTPLDGPLSEGGVLEVGEDRREAAEERAETVLERARRQAEDAGREVETAVETGDPAETIVEYAEAHGVDHVVMGSHSESKNALARRLLGTVATAVVGESPVPVTVVR is encoded by the coding sequence ATGGACGGCCCACCCGAGCACGTACTGGTGCCGCTGGACGGTTCGCCGCTGGCGGAGGCGGCCCTGGAGCACGCTCTGACGGTGTACGACTGCCGGGTGACGGTGCTGAACGTCGTCACGCCGCTGGACGGCCCGCTGAGCGAGGGCGGCGTCCTCGAGGTGGGCGAGGACCGCCGCGAGGCCGCCGAGGAGCGCGCCGAGACGGTGCTGGAGCGCGCCCGCCGGCAGGCCGAGGACGCCGGCCGAGAGGTCGAGACGGCCGTCGAGACGGGCGACCCCGCCGAGACGATCGTCGAGTACGCCGAGGCCCACGGTGTCGACCACGTCGTGATGGGGAGTCACAGCGAGTCGAAGAACGCCCTCGCCCGGCGACTGCTCGGCACCGTCGCCACGGCCGTCGTCGGGGAGTCGCCCGTCCCGGTCACCGTGGTCCGGTAG